One genomic window of Pseudomonadales bacterium includes the following:
- a CDS encoding phosphotransferase family protein: protein MTVNSKQNRTDFEPEIEKMLNDSLLVRAEPAYKVRTLPEVQTSLESFFKNESSLMSPGVEGLKRLGGGASKEQFVFNLTQTGAPTQRCVLRMDPLESAVVTSREREAAILDLMQGVVPVPKVLWADYNGDKLGRPAVITDFISGVTKPSNSTSNVSGFGTAFDKTTREALSKPFMKYFAAMHSVDWRDCGYDCFQAPTEDPFQAARWQLNWWTKVWHDDVSEGYPLMGLAEQWMRDNLPAANPDDLVFVHSDYRTGNYLYDEETLDITTILDWELIHIGDYHEDLAWAAIRSWSTVEDGVLLASSLMPLEELCGQYSEMTGRPVNMNSLYFYQVLGLYKCVAICLATSVNAARNTHNHQDALLSWLAAAGYAFLSDLHALLERGNAK, encoded by the coding sequence ATGACAGTTAACTCAAAACAGAATAGAACCGATTTCGAACCCGAAATCGAAAAAATGCTCAATGACTCCCTGCTCGTTAGAGCGGAGCCTGCCTATAAGGTGAGAACACTTCCGGAAGTACAAACATCACTGGAATCTTTTTTTAAAAATGAATCATCACTCATGTCACCCGGCGTAGAAGGCCTGAAACGACTCGGTGGAGGCGCCTCAAAAGAACAATTTGTCTTTAACTTAACCCAGACTGGCGCCCCAACTCAACGCTGTGTCTTGCGCATGGACCCGCTGGAGAGTGCAGTAGTCACCAGCCGGGAAAGAGAGGCAGCTATTCTGGATTTAATGCAGGGCGTCGTACCGGTACCCAAGGTGTTATGGGCCGATTACAACGGCGACAAACTCGGTCGGCCAGCAGTAATCACAGACTTTATCTCAGGGGTGACGAAACCCAGCAACAGCACCAGTAACGTTTCCGGCTTCGGCACAGCTTTTGACAAAACTACCCGTGAAGCACTGAGCAAACCGTTCATGAAGTACTTCGCCGCTATGCATTCCGTTGACTGGCGCGATTGTGGATACGACTGCTTTCAGGCACCAACAGAAGACCCATTTCAGGCGGCCCGCTGGCAGCTTAATTGGTGGACAAAAGTCTGGCACGATGATGTTTCCGAGGGCTACCCATTAATGGGGTTGGCAGAGCAATGGATGCGAGATAACTTACCCGCAGCAAATCCTGATGATCTGGTGTTTGTTCACTCGGATTATCGAACCGGCAACTATCTCTATGACGAAGAAACACTGGACATCACTACCATCCTCGATTGGGAACTGATTCATATTGGTGACTACCACGAGGATCTTGCATGGGCCGCTATCAGAAGCTGGAGTACTGTTGAAGATGGCGTGCTTTTAGCCTCGAGCCTGATGCCTCTCGAAGAACTCTGTGGCCAATACAGCGAAATGACCGGTCGCCCGGTTAATATGAACTCTTTGTATTTTTATCAGGTGCTCGGATTATACAAATGCGTCGCTATCTGCTTGGCAACGTCTGTCAACGCCGCTCGCAATACCCACAATCATCAGGACGCGCTGTTAAGCTGGTTGGCCGCCGCCGGTTATGCGTTCTTGTCCGACCTTCACGCATTACTAGAAAGAGGAAACGCCAAATGA
- a CDS encoding helix-turn-helix transcriptional regulator, whose translation MKNLSVPDAMIKQSRVINQSHGIDAFVEATGMGVSNCLIQRWHGYLDEYDIEPLTYPLLTVIYGGRAKIRRMIDRENLSVDYAMPGDITIVPRDQAMRWSINREVDVVAVMFQNPATCDCLQDLYDQILSQSDDSVFVGSFTNAYIYTACNHLTNVLSASEKPPQTYIEAQLLALELYILNYLGKKDNGLKPTKDFYSRQVAYTLQRLTLEIKNRIRVEDIAHELNISPSYLTRKFKEEVGVSPHHLLLLKRIKRAQELLANTDIDILTISLESGFSSQSHLTRYFSKELGMSPLKFRQRARNNGTGF comes from the coding sequence ATGAAAAATTTGTCAGTTCCCGATGCAATGATTAAACAGTCCAGAGTTATCAATCAATCGCATGGCATTGACGCCTTCGTCGAAGCGACTGGCATGGGGGTTTCCAATTGTCTGATACAACGGTGGCACGGTTATCTGGATGAGTACGATATAGAACCCTTAACGTATCCACTATTGACCGTGATTTATGGTGGGCGTGCGAAAATAAGACGCATGATTGATCGGGAAAACCTGTCTGTTGATTATGCCATGCCGGGTGATATCACAATTGTTCCTCGCGACCAGGCCATGCGATGGAGCATTAACCGCGAGGTGGATGTGGTAGCCGTGATGTTTCAGAATCCTGCTACCTGTGACTGTTTGCAGGACCTGTATGATCAAATTCTGAGTCAATCTGATGACAGTGTATTTGTTGGCTCGTTTACTAACGCCTACATTTATACTGCGTGCAATCATTTAACCAATGTTCTGTCAGCTTCGGAAAAGCCCCCGCAAACCTATATTGAGGCACAACTGTTAGCTCTGGAGTTGTATATTCTCAACTACCTTGGCAAAAAAGATAATGGTCTGAAACCGACGAAGGATTTTTATTCCCGGCAGGTGGCGTATACCCTGCAGCGGTTAACATTGGAGATCAAGAACAGAATACGTGTGGAGGATATTGCGCATGAGCTAAATATCTCTCCATCCTACCTGACACGAAAATTCAAGGAGGAAGTGGGTGTTTCACCGCATCATTTGTTATTGTTGAAAAGAATAAAGCGAGCGCAAGAACTGTTAGCAAATACGGATATCGATATTTTGACCATTTCGCTTGAGTCCGGTTTTTCGAGCCAGAGTCACTTGACCCGATACTTTTCCAAAGAACTTGGTATGTCGCCGCTCAAGTTTCGACAGCGCGCCCGGAACAACGGTACGGGCTTCTAG
- a CDS encoding AraC family transcriptional regulator ligand-binding domain-containing protein, with amino-acid sequence MYLVRSGAISGFESLVQNFGANPVQLIHETGLSDALFRNPNSYISYAKMALLLEKCAVRCGAPLFGLLLAERNAPGVLGDLPTTISQEPTVGQALAELDRHIYLVANGVHIAQITHGKDVQLVMSFDFQTPLGLNQLTQLSVAHMANITSRLTGLDRYALKLNLVQPPPSGSTDTRSRYYPQTQFSSTFDGLILPAKVLQQKTSLDETAIQLHFQQQLNHLQACYPNSLQNQARVIIGQLLPSGECSIEKVAANLDLHPRMLQLKLQQEQTNYRDLLNKTRQTIAEQHLAQGSISITDLALNLGFAEVAVFSRSFKSWTGMSPKEWRAKHKSS; translated from the coding sequence ATGTATCTAGTAAGAAGTGGCGCTATCTCCGGGTTTGAGTCACTCGTACAGAACTTCGGTGCAAACCCTGTTCAGCTGATTCACGAAACAGGGTTGAGCGATGCTCTGTTCCGCAACCCCAACAGCTATATTTCCTACGCGAAAATGGCACTACTGCTGGAAAAGTGTGCGGTCAGGTGTGGGGCACCCCTGTTTGGCCTTTTGCTGGCAGAGAGAAATGCTCCTGGTGTTCTCGGCGATCTGCCTACGACTATTTCTCAGGAGCCCACTGTCGGGCAGGCGCTAGCCGAGCTGGATCGTCATATCTACCTGGTAGCCAATGGCGTTCACATTGCACAGATAACACATGGTAAAGATGTTCAACTGGTGATGAGTTTCGACTTCCAGACCCCCCTAGGTCTCAATCAGTTGACACAGCTATCCGTTGCCCACATGGCTAATATTACCTCCCGGTTAACGGGTTTAGACCGCTACGCATTAAAACTTAATCTGGTTCAGCCACCGCCTTCCGGGTCAACTGATACCCGCAGCCGGTATTACCCGCAAACCCAGTTCAGCAGCACCTTTGACGGCCTGATTCTGCCAGCAAAAGTGCTGCAACAGAAAACCAGTCTTGACGAAACAGCAATACAGTTGCATTTTCAGCAGCAACTTAATCACCTTCAAGCGTGCTACCCGAATAGCCTGCAAAACCAGGCACGGGTTATTATCGGTCAACTTCTGCCATCAGGTGAATGTAGCATCGAGAAAGTAGCCGCCAATCTGGATTTACATCCAAGAATGCTGCAGCTGAAATTACAGCAGGAACAAACCAACTACCGGGATCTGCTCAATAAAACGCGACAAACCATTGCCGAACAGCACCTGGCCCAGGGCTCTATATCCATAACCGATCTGGCACTGAATCTCGGCTTTGCCGAAGTTGCCGTATTCAGCCGAAGCTTCAAAAGCTGGACGGGAATGTCACCAAAGGAATGGCGGGCAAAGCACAAGTCATCATAG
- a CDS encoding phosphotransferase family protein, whose product MSNSQSNTIDYRQYPTDAFIEQLRQRFPTDAEVDAVLTRKMQNRAKRTGTYTPVTLDELVEGTRKLLENKVSGEFRLEKPRWLSGGASMLQMAFELHWHGEDGSSSEEVVTPMVLRMCPMEPVVETSFLREAEIVQVVADAGIMPVPKSYWIDETGEFLPYPAIVYGFVTGVAKPSAIPSTQVTGVGLNFGPELRKKLAPQVVAQIANLHKFDASALDIAGFDKVEAGSNESVVKEINWWHRVWEEDRGEEEPLIQAAANWLKRNAPPVDHVSIVHNDLRSGNFLFDEDKAEITSWLDWELVSLGDRHQDLGWLTAYQFGHFAEDGETYLASGLMPTADLLKEYEKATGLPVDPVRLKYYDVMNTWKAAIICMGTGYRVSKGGKSHQDVVVCWLSSISYLLLAGLKKTLEEAMA is encoded by the coding sequence ATGAGTAACAGTCAAAGTAATACAATTGATTATCGGCAATATCCAACTGATGCATTTATCGAGCAGTTGAGGCAACGGTTTCCTACCGATGCCGAGGTTGATGCGGTGTTGACACGTAAGATGCAGAATCGTGCTAAAAGAACTGGCACTTATACACCGGTCACTTTGGACGAGCTGGTAGAGGGTACTCGTAAGCTGCTTGAAAATAAGGTGTCTGGCGAATTTCGACTGGAAAAACCTCGCTGGTTATCTGGCGGTGCATCCATGTTACAGATGGCGTTTGAGCTACATTGGCATGGCGAGGATGGCAGCTCTTCTGAAGAAGTCGTTACCCCGATGGTATTACGGATGTGCCCAATGGAGCCGGTGGTTGAAACCAGCTTCTTGCGCGAAGCCGAGATTGTTCAGGTAGTTGCCGATGCTGGAATTATGCCGGTTCCCAAAAGCTATTGGATTGACGAAACTGGCGAGTTTCTGCCTTATCCCGCCATTGTCTACGGTTTCGTTACGGGGGTGGCAAAGCCCTCGGCAATTCCATCGACCCAGGTGACGGGTGTGGGTTTGAACTTTGGGCCGGAGCTACGGAAAAAACTGGCTCCCCAGGTTGTTGCTCAAATTGCGAACCTCCATAAATTTGACGCCAGTGCTCTTGATATTGCCGGTTTCGACAAAGTAGAAGCCGGTAGTAATGAAAGTGTGGTCAAGGAGATTAACTGGTGGCACCGTGTCTGGGAAGAAGATCGCGGCGAGGAAGAGCCTTTGATTCAGGCTGCGGCTAACTGGTTAAAGCGCAATGCACCACCAGTTGATCATGTCTCCATTGTTCACAATGACCTGCGCAGTGGTAATTTTCTGTTTGATGAAGATAAAGCGGAAATAACATCCTGGCTGGATTGGGAGCTGGTTAGTCTGGGTGACCGACATCAGGATCTGGGTTGGTTAACGGCTTATCAGTTTGGTCATTTTGCCGAAGATGGTGAAACGTACTTGGCCAGCGGTTTAATGCCGACGGCCGATTTGTTGAAAGAATACGAAAAAGCCACCGGCCTGCCGGTTGATCCGGTACGGTTGAAATACTACGACGTAATGAATACCTGGAAGGCCGCCATCATATGCATGGGTACTGGTTATCGGGTCTCTAAAGGCGGTAAAAGCCACCAGGATGTTGTGGTTTGTTGGCTTTCTTCTATCAGTTATTTGTTGCTGGCAGGATTGAAAAAAACCTTAGAGGAGGCAATGGCATGA
- a CDS encoding HAD family hydrolase, with amino-acid sequence MMIKGLFFDVGGTLYSYSRYPDVMLSVCQQVRERHSLGLSAEELVPRLMEATKAADVKFTERSFYLFQHYFEEICRQFFAKIELSSPAEEISWCSNLMENGLVTQLELKPDCHQTLASLKAQGLYTSVVSNSDIHQLDTLIERGNLAEYFDHITSSEAAASCKPDKGFFEVALNKSGLDPEQVLFIGDSLEQDIAGAKSVGIKTVLITEEGMITPMHIGGEAVEPDFRITELSELLTLVGENNN; translated from the coding sequence ATGATGATTAAAGGATTGTTCTTCGATGTGGGCGGTACACTTTACAGTTACAGCAGGTACCCTGATGTGATGTTGAGCGTGTGCCAGCAGGTGCGTGAACGCCACAGTCTCGGGCTGTCTGCAGAAGAGTTGGTACCTCGCTTGATGGAGGCCACAAAAGCAGCCGATGTGAAGTTTACAGAGCGTTCTTTTTACCTTTTTCAGCATTATTTTGAAGAGATTTGTCGCCAGTTTTTCGCCAAGATTGAGTTGTCGTCACCTGCGGAGGAGATCAGTTGGTGCTCGAACTTGATGGAAAACGGTCTGGTTACTCAGCTGGAACTGAAACCGGATTGCCACCAGACGTTGGCATCACTGAAAGCTCAAGGGCTATACACCAGCGTGGTATCCAACAGTGATATTCACCAATTGGATACATTGATTGAGCGAGGGAATCTTGCGGAATATTTTGACCATATCACCAGTTCAGAAGCAGCCGCCTCTTGTAAGCCCGATAAAGGTTTTTTTGAAGTGGCATTGAACAAATCCGGCCTTGATCCCGAGCAGGTTTTGTTTATAGGCGATTCGCTTGAGCAGGATATTGCCGGGGCTAAATCTGTGGGCATCAAAACCGTCCTCATTACGGAAGAGGGCATGATCACACCGATGCACATTGGCGGTGAAGCAGTAGAACCGGATTTTCGGATAACAGAACTTTCCGAGCTGCTGACGCTAGTGGGTGAAAACAATAATTAA
- a CDS encoding TIGR03857 family LLM class F420-dependent oxidoreductase: protein MTHPYYPELGYWTLGGHIPDPTPLIDQAKEGERIGLSTVWISERPGTKDIGVLSGAALAAAPNSTIASGLIQNLQTRNPLVVASYASTMMLMTGNKFILGMGHGQPKLSDMFGVPRSTMPLIGRYIDTLKALWRGEVVTAEHDGWKLDNAALGVTLEVPPPIYMGAMGDKTLAWAGRHADGVILYSCLNKQAVEHSVKVVKTAAEEAGRNPADVKICGVAVTACDVSEEKMLNYIVRRMITYFMLPNIDVLIRVNGWDPDKAQQIKAAVMEDAGKSKGGMGDESVSRELDTLRRFRDMFPQEWINDCNAVGDADTCAGYMRMLLDSGADKVIIHGSPPSDLGSLLAAWPKHRPEGQGL, encoded by the coding sequence ATGACGCATCCTTATTACCCCGAACTTGGTTATTGGACACTTGGCGGGCATATTCCCGATCCAACACCACTCATTGATCAAGCTAAAGAAGGTGAGCGAATTGGCTTGTCGACGGTCTGGATCAGCGAACGCCCCGGCACTAAAGATATTGGTGTGCTCAGTGGTGCAGCTTTGGCCGCAGCGCCAAACTCGACGATTGCTTCCGGGCTTATTCAGAACCTGCAAACGCGCAACCCGCTGGTGGTTGCCTCATATGCTTCCACAATGATGCTGATGACGGGCAACAAGTTTATTCTGGGTATGGGGCATGGCCAGCCTAAATTGTCGGATATGTTTGGCGTACCTCGTTCGACCATGCCGTTAATTGGGCGCTATATCGACACACTCAAGGCGTTATGGCGTGGCGAGGTGGTGACGGCGGAGCACGATGGCTGGAAGCTCGACAATGCCGCTTTGGGGGTGACACTGGAAGTACCGCCGCCAATCTATATGGGGGCAATGGGTGACAAGACTCTGGCATGGGCAGGACGGCATGCTGATGGTGTTATTTTATATTCATGTTTGAACAAACAGGCAGTAGAGCATTCAGTTAAGGTGGTGAAGACAGCCGCGGAAGAAGCCGGCCGCAATCCTGCCGATGTGAAAATATGTGGCGTGGCAGTAACGGCCTGTGATGTTAGCGAAGAGAAAATGCTTAACTATATTGTACGCCGTATGATTACTTATTTTATGTTACCCAATATCGATGTTTTGATTCGTGTGAATGGTTGGGACCCCGACAAGGCGCAGCAGATAAAGGCTGCTGTGATGGAGGATGCCGGTAAGTCAAAAGGTGGTATGGGGGATGAAAGTGTGTCCCGTGAGCTGGATACATTGCGCCGGTTTCGGGATATGTTCCCGCAAGAGTGGATTAACGACTGCAACGCGGTGGGTGATGCGGATACCTGTGCCGGCTATATGAGAATGCTGCTTGATTCCGGTGCCGACAAAGTGATTATTCACGGCAGTCCACCTTCTGATCTGGGTTCGTTGCTGGCGGCTTGGCCAAAACACCGGCCAGAGGGACAGGGACTCTAA
- the npdG gene encoding NADPH-dependent F420 reductase: MSDKQTIAILGGTGDLGTGLARRWSQAGYPVIIGSRTLGKAVDAVEQLSAIAKARGSDAISVAAMTNEDAANAADIVVMTVPFSHQLSTLESVKGALSGKVLVDVTVPLVPPKVARVQLPEEGSAAVRAQDFLGDDVQVVSAFQNVAAHHLKEGSELPCDVLVCGNKKEARQQVVELVEAAGMRGIHAGSIANSAATEALTSLLIFINKQYQCHSGIRITGIDDA, translated from the coding sequence ATGTCTGATAAACAAACGATAGCTATTCTGGGTGGAACGGGTGATTTAGGTACAGGTCTGGCGCGCCGCTGGTCGCAGGCCGGATACCCGGTGATTATCGGCTCGCGGACACTGGGCAAAGCGGTTGATGCGGTTGAGCAATTATCGGCTATTGCCAAAGCGCGCGGTAGTGACGCTATTTCGGTTGCAGCGATGACGAATGAAGATGCCGCTAACGCTGCTGATATTGTGGTTATGACGGTGCCATTTTCACATCAGCTCAGTACACTTGAATCGGTAAAAGGTGCGTTGTCGGGCAAAGTGTTGGTTGATGTGACCGTACCTTTGGTTCCACCCAAAGTGGCGCGAGTGCAATTGCCTGAAGAAGGCTCTGCCGCTGTGCGTGCGCAAGACTTTCTGGGTGATGATGTGCAGGTGGTTTCAGCTTTTCAAAATGTTGCCGCACATCACCTGAAAGAAGGCTCGGAATTGCCCTGCGATGTGCTGGTATGTGGTAACAAAAAAGAAGCGCGGCAGCAGGTAGTTGAGTTGGTAGAAGCTGCGGGAATGCGGGGGATTCATGCAGGTTCCATCGCTAATTCAGCCGCAACAGAGGCGCTGACATCGCTACTTATCTTTATTAATAAGCAATATCAATGTCATTCAGGTATTCGAATTACGGGTATAGATGATGCTTAG
- the cofC gene encoding 2-phospho-L-lactate guanylyltransferase translates to MWALIPIKALSGAKQRLSSVLSPCQRQSLARAMACDVIKNVFASTRLEGVLVISDDPEIEKIALDAGCEFLWESNVPEPDLSGLNSAVAQGAAWLNASKIRSMMVIHSDLPLLKTARIDSLVETYPEHPTITIVPDRAEQGSNLLICPVGKVTEGFCFQYGVNSLRRHQIEAQRIGIDFSIVSMPDMQFDIDSPQDLHKLMDSRLLQDDSETGRCLEKICQTALIDYPLEGSSTEQVQSRPLFHEFQQPANVHG, encoded by the coding sequence ATGTGGGCACTGATACCAATAAAAGCCCTGTCCGGTGCCAAGCAGCGCCTGAGCTCGGTATTGAGTCCTTGTCAGCGCCAGAGTCTGGCTCGGGCGATGGCGTGTGATGTGATAAAAAACGTGTTCGCTTCAACCCGGCTTGAAGGGGTTTTAGTGATATCGGATGACCCAGAGATCGAGAAAATTGCGCTAGATGCGGGTTGCGAGTTTTTATGGGAGTCGAATGTTCCCGAACCAGATCTGTCTGGATTAAATAGTGCTGTTGCGCAGGGAGCCGCCTGGTTAAATGCCAGCAAGATTCGCTCCATGATGGTGATTCACAGTGATTTACCTTTGTTGAAAACAGCAAGAATTGACTCGTTAGTTGAAACTTACCCCGAACATCCAACCATTACGATAGTGCCTGACAGAGCAGAGCAAGGCAGTAATCTTTTGATCTGCCCTGTAGGAAAAGTCACCGAAGGTTTCTGCTTTCAATATGGTGTGAACAGTTTGCGGCGGCATCAGATTGAAGCCCAACGGATAGGCATCGATTTTTCTATTGTGTCTATGCCCGATATGCAATTCGATATTGATAGTCCACAGGACTTGCACAAATTGATGGATAGCAGGTTGTTGCAAGACGATTCTGAAACCGGCCGCTGCCTTGAGAAGATCTGTCAGACAGCGTTGATAGATTACCCTTTGGAGGGCTCATCAACAGAACAGGTTCAATCTCGCCCGTTATTCCATGAATTTCAACAACCGGCAAATGTTCATGGCTGA
- the cofH gene encoding 5-amino-6-(D-ribitylamino)uracil--L-tyrosine 4-hydroxyphenyl transferase CofH, whose product MADSSSWQNGGCLPSDNEALALATHDDTASLMVRARALRDENYRNVITYSRKVFIPLTQLCRDVCHYCTFAQTPKKLETPFLSIEQVLKTVKQAKAQGCKEILFTLGEKPELRYQAAREALLKLGCDSTIDYLYAVAKACFDETGLLPHINAGCLTPDELMRLRTVSASMGLMLESSSERLCGKGMPHYGSPDKDPAKRLQAIADAGQAKVPFTSGILIGIGETRLERIQSLLDLRQLHQQYGHIQEIIIQNFRAKQGTKMAQAPEPDLNELLWTIAVARLIFGSEMSIQSPPNLSPGVLPQLLNAGLNDWGGVSPVTPDYVNPEAPWPHLSKLARETDLAGKHLHERLSIYPAYALEPDRWLANSLKQRVLRSIDSEGYPRTDDWVAGRSEEAPAEVVEQLASPIEMRQVDIALQSIVNKAFHGELLTEQEIVRLFQVRGPEFAYVCQQADELRKRVCGDEVSYVVNRNINYTNLCYFNCKFCAFSKGKLSEELRGKPYDLSQAEIARRAQEAWQRGASEVCMQGGIHPRYDGNTYLEILKTIQAATPDMHIHAFSPLEVTQGAETLGLDLKSYLTRLKEHGLKSLPGTAAEILDDEVRAILCADKINTAQWLRVMETAHEVGLRTTATIMFGHVDHPRHWARHLIRVRDLQRKTGGFTEFVPLPFVADEAPIYRKGGSRQGPTLRETVLMHAVARLVFHTHIDNIQTSWVKMGPGGNELALQAGANDLGGTLMNESITRAAGAQHGQEMPPEKMDAFIDYQGRVPRQRTTLYQQPPEDRIASTYNASELVPLVNSAVERVERAG is encoded by the coding sequence ATGGCTGATTCCTCTTCCTGGCAGAACGGCGGTTGCCTTCCTTCGGATAACGAAGCTTTGGCGCTGGCAACACACGACGATACTGCTTCGCTGATGGTGCGCGCCAGGGCGCTGAGGGATGAAAATTATCGCAATGTTATTACCTACTCTCGTAAGGTGTTCATACCGCTTACTCAACTTTGCCGTGATGTTTGTCATTACTGTACTTTTGCCCAGACACCAAAAAAGCTCGAAACCCCATTTTTAAGCATTGAGCAGGTTTTAAAGACGGTTAAGCAAGCCAAAGCTCAGGGTTGCAAGGAGATTTTGTTTACCCTCGGCGAAAAACCGGAATTGCGTTATCAGGCAGCCCGAGAAGCGTTGTTGAAACTGGGCTGTGATTCGACCATTGATTACCTTTACGCCGTAGCCAAAGCCTGCTTCGACGAGACCGGGCTGTTACCCCACATCAATGCCGGCTGTTTGACGCCGGATGAGCTGATGAGGCTTCGCACGGTGTCTGCTTCCATGGGGCTGATGTTGGAGTCCAGTTCAGAAAGGTTGTGTGGAAAGGGCATGCCTCACTACGGTTCTCCAGACAAAGATCCTGCCAAACGGTTACAAGCTATCGCCGATGCCGGGCAAGCCAAAGTGCCATTTACCAGTGGTATTCTGATTGGTATTGGTGAAACTCGGTTAGAGCGCATTCAGTCGTTGCTGGATTTGCGACAATTGCATCAGCAATATGGTCATATTCAGGAAATTATTATTCAGAATTTTCGCGCCAAACAGGGCACAAAAATGGCTCAAGCACCGGAGCCAGACCTGAACGAACTGCTCTGGACAATCGCAGTAGCCAGACTAATTTTTGGCAGTGAGATGAGCATTCAGTCACCTCCCAACCTTAGCCCCGGTGTATTGCCCCAATTATTGAACGCGGGGCTTAATGACTGGGGTGGTGTATCCCCGGTAACACCAGATTACGTAAACCCGGAGGCTCCCTGGCCGCATTTGTCCAAGCTGGCTCGGGAAACCGATTTGGCAGGAAAACACCTGCATGAACGTCTGAGTATTTATCCGGCTTATGCGCTGGAGCCAGATCGCTGGCTGGCAAATTCATTGAAACAGCGGGTATTACGCTCAATTGATAGTGAAGGCTATCCGCGGACCGACGATTGGGTAGCCGGTCGAAGCGAAGAGGCCCCTGCCGAGGTTGTAGAGCAGCTCGCTTCACCGATTGAAATGCGTCAGGTGGATATCGCGCTTCAGTCAATTGTGAACAAGGCCTTTCATGGCGAGCTATTGACTGAGCAGGAGATAGTGCGCCTGTTTCAGGTGCGAGGGCCGGAGTTCGCCTATGTTTGTCAGCAGGCTGACGAGCTTCGAAAGCGCGTTTGCGGTGATGAGGTAAGCTACGTCGTTAATCGCAATATTAACTATACCAATCTGTGTTATTTCAACTGCAAGTTCTGTGCTTTTTCAAAAGGAAAATTGTCGGAAGAACTGCGTGGCAAACCCTATGACCTTTCACAGGCTGAGATTGCCCGCCGTGCTCAGGAGGCCTGGCAACGGGGTGCCAGCGAAGTGTGTATGCAGGGGGGAATCCATCCTCGATACGATGGCAACACATACCTTGAGATTTTAAAAACTATTCAAGCGGCAACACCGGATATGCATATTCATGCCTTTTCGCCACTTGAAGTCACCCAGGGTGCTGAAACACTTGGGCTGGATTTAAAAAGCTATCTGACCCGGCTAAAAGAACACGGGCTAAAAAGTTTGCCTGGTACGGCGGCCGAGATTCTTGATGACGAAGTAAGAGCAATATTGTGTGCTGACAAAATTAACACCGCACAGTGGTTGCGGGTTATGGAAACAGCCCACGAGGTCGGTTTGCGAACGACAGCCACCATTATGTTTGGCCATGTGGATCACCCTCGACATTGGGCCAGGCATCTTATCCGAGTGCGGGATTTACAGCGTAAAACCGGAGGCTTCACCGAATTTGTGCCGTTGCCATTTGTAGCAGATGAGGCACCAATTTATCGAAAAGGAGGTTCGCGGCAGGGGCCGACTTTGCGAGAAACTGTATTAATGCACGCTGTGGCCAGGCTCGTGTTTCATACGCATATTGATAACATTCAGACTTCCTGGGTGAAAATGGGGCCAGGTGGTAATGAACTGGCTTTGCAAGCCGGTGCGAATGATCTTGGCGGTACGCTTATGAATGAGTCGATCACGCGGGCTGCCGGAGCTCAACATGGTCAGGAAATGCCCCCGGAAAAAATGGATGCATTTATTGATTATCAAGGGCGGGTACCTCGTCAGCGAACGACACTTTATCAGCAGCCACCAGAGGATCGAATAGCCAGTACCTATAATGCTTCTGAGTTAGTGCCGCTGGTAAATTCCGCGGTCGAACGTGTTGAGCGGGCAGGCTGA